From a region of the Streptacidiphilus albus JL83 genome:
- the ppdK gene encoding pyruvate, phosphate dikinase, whose translation MFSGVRATVRQETETVSAEQKYVYDFTEGNKDLKDLLGGKGANLAEMTNLGLPVPPGFTITTEACKVYLETGTEPAPLRDEVSAHLVALEQQMGKQLGDAADPLLVSVRSGAKFSMPGMMDTVLNIGLSDASVGGLATQAGNERFAWDSYRRLIQMFGKTVLGVEGELFEDALDAAKQAKGTADDLDLDAADLQAIVGTFKAIVREHTGRDFPQDPREQMDLAVHAVFDSWNSDRAKLYRRQERIPSNLATAVNVCSMVFGNLGADSGTGVAFTRDPASGHAGVYGDYLQNAQGEDVVAGIRNTVPLAELEGLDKASYDQLMSIMKTLENHYRDLCDIEFTIERGKLWMLQTRIGKRTAAAAFRIAVQLVDQGLIDLDEALHRVTGGQLAQLMFPRFDESTKAPRVAWGIAASPGAAVGKAVFDSYTAVKWSRSGEQVILCRRETNPDDLDGMIAAEGILTSRGGKTSHAAVVARGMGKTCVCGAEELEVDTKKRRFTTADGQVVEEGDLISIDGSTGKVYLGEVPVVPSPVVEYFEGTLHAGADEEGGLVQAVHRLMAHADVRRKLRVRANADNADDANRARRFGAQGIGLCRTEHMFLGEERRKEVEHLILADNDKDREAALSVLLPLQKNDFVELFQAMDGLPVTVRLLDPPLHEFLPDITELSVRVALAEARKDPNENDLRLLQAVHKLHEQNPMLGLRGVRLGLVIPGLFGMQVRAIAEAAAERRLGGGDPRPEVMIPLVGTVQELEIVRDECEQVLAEVAAATGVTLPIKLGTMIELPRAAVTAGQIAEAAEFFSFGTNDLTQTVWGFSRDDVEASFFTAYLEKGIFGVSPFETIDRDGVGALIKHAVREGRATRPDLKLGICGEHGGDPDSVHFFHEAGLDYVSCSPFRIPVARLEAGRAAIETAGSDSR comes from the coding sequence ATGTTCTCCGGCGTCAGGGCAACCGTGCGGCAGGAGACCGAAACCGTGTCGGCAGAGCAGAAATACGTTTACGACTTCACCGAGGGCAACAAAGACCTGAAGGATCTGCTCGGCGGCAAAGGCGCAAACCTCGCCGAGATGACCAACCTCGGGCTTCCGGTCCCTCCCGGATTCACGATCACCACCGAGGCCTGCAAGGTCTACCTGGAGACGGGCACCGAGCCCGCTCCGCTCCGCGACGAGGTGAGTGCGCACCTGGTCGCGCTGGAGCAGCAGATGGGCAAGCAGCTCGGCGACGCCGCCGACCCGCTGCTGGTGTCGGTCCGCTCCGGAGCCAAGTTCTCCATGCCGGGGATGATGGACACCGTCCTCAACATCGGCCTGTCCGACGCCTCGGTGGGCGGCCTCGCCACCCAGGCCGGCAACGAGCGCTTCGCCTGGGACTCCTACCGCCGGCTGATCCAGATGTTCGGCAAGACCGTGCTGGGCGTCGAGGGCGAGCTGTTCGAGGACGCCCTGGACGCGGCCAAGCAGGCCAAGGGCACCGCGGACGACCTGGACCTGGACGCGGCCGACCTGCAGGCGATCGTCGGCACCTTCAAGGCGATCGTCCGCGAGCACACCGGCCGGGACTTCCCGCAGGACCCGCGCGAGCAGATGGACCTCGCCGTCCACGCCGTCTTCGACAGCTGGAACAGCGACCGGGCCAAGCTCTACCGGCGCCAGGAGCGGATCCCGAGCAACCTGGCCACCGCGGTCAACGTCTGCTCGATGGTCTTCGGCAACCTGGGCGCCGACTCGGGCACCGGTGTCGCCTTCACCCGCGACCCGGCCAGCGGCCACGCCGGCGTCTACGGCGACTACCTGCAGAACGCCCAGGGCGAGGACGTGGTGGCGGGCATCCGCAACACCGTCCCGCTGGCCGAGCTGGAGGGCCTGGACAAGGCGTCCTACGACCAGCTGATGTCGATCATGAAGACCCTGGAGAACCACTACCGGGACCTCTGCGACATCGAGTTCACCATCGAGCGCGGCAAGCTGTGGATGCTGCAGACCCGGATCGGCAAGCGCACCGCCGCCGCCGCCTTCCGGATCGCGGTCCAGCTGGTCGACCAGGGCCTGATCGACCTGGACGAGGCGCTGCACCGGGTCACCGGCGGCCAGCTGGCGCAGCTGATGTTCCCCCGCTTCGACGAGTCGACCAAGGCGCCCCGAGTGGCCTGGGGCATCGCCGCCTCGCCCGGCGCGGCCGTCGGCAAGGCGGTCTTCGACTCCTACACCGCCGTCAAGTGGTCCCGCTCCGGCGAGCAGGTCATCCTGTGCCGCCGCGAGACCAACCCGGACGACCTGGACGGCATGATCGCCGCCGAGGGCATCCTCACCTCGCGCGGCGGCAAGACCTCGCACGCGGCCGTGGTCGCCCGCGGCATGGGCAAGACCTGTGTCTGCGGCGCCGAGGAGCTGGAGGTCGACACCAAGAAGCGGCGCTTCACCACCGCCGACGGGCAGGTCGTCGAGGAGGGCGACCTGATCTCCATCGACGGCTCCACCGGCAAGGTCTACCTGGGCGAGGTCCCGGTCGTGCCCTCCCCGGTGGTCGAGTACTTCGAGGGCACCCTGCACGCCGGCGCCGACGAGGAGGGCGGGCTGGTCCAGGCCGTCCACCGGCTGATGGCCCACGCCGACGTCCGCCGCAAGCTGCGGGTCCGCGCCAACGCCGACAACGCCGACGACGCCAACCGCGCCCGCCGCTTCGGCGCCCAGGGCATCGGCCTGTGCCGGACCGAGCACATGTTCCTCGGCGAGGAGCGCCGCAAGGAGGTCGAGCACCTGATCCTGGCGGACAACGACAAGGACCGCGAGGCCGCGCTCTCCGTCCTGCTGCCGCTGCAGAAGAACGACTTCGTCGAGCTCTTCCAGGCCATGGACGGACTCCCGGTCACGGTCCGGCTGCTCGACCCGCCGCTGCACGAGTTCCTGCCCGACATCACCGAGCTCTCGGTACGCGTCGCCCTCGCCGAGGCCCGCAAGGACCCCAACGAGAACGACCTCCGGCTGCTGCAGGCGGTGCACAAGCTGCACGAGCAGAACCCGATGCTGGGGCTGCGCGGGGTGCGGCTCGGCCTGGTCATCCCCGGCCTGTTCGGGATGCAGGTCAGGGCCATCGCCGAGGCGGCCGCCGAGCGCCGTCTGGGCGGCGGCGACCCGCGTCCCGAGGTGATGATCCCGCTGGTGGGCACGGTCCAGGAGCTGGAGATAGTGCGGGACGAGTGCGAGCAGGTGCTCGCCGAGGTCGCCGCGGCGACCGGGGTGACGCTGCCGATCAAGCTGGGCACGATGATCGAGCTGCCGCGAGCCGCCGTCACCGCCGGCCAGATCGCCGAGGCCGCCGAGTTCTTCTCCTTCGGGACGAACGACCTCACCCAGACCGTCTGGGGCTTCTCCCGCGACGACGTCGAGGCCAGCTTCTTCACCGCCTACCTGGAGAAGGGGATCTTCGGAGTCTCCCCCTTCGAGACCATCGACCGCGACGGCGTCGGCGCCCTGATCAAGCACGCGGTGCGGGAGGGCCGGGCCACCCGCCCCGACCTCAAGCTCGGCATCTGCGGCGAGCACGGCGGCGACCCCGACTCGGTCCACTTCTTCCACGAGGCCGGGCTGGACTACGTGTCCTGCTCGCCCTTCCGGATCCCGGTGGCGCGCCTGGAAGCAGGGCGTGCCGCCATCGAGACGGCGGGCAGCGACTCGCGCTGA
- a CDS encoding helix-turn-helix transcriptional regulator translates to MSTVAAPLALVHSTSAKPEEIRRRELAAFLRSRRERLSPEQVGLPALGRRRTPGLRREEVAQLAAVGVTWYTWLEQARDIQVSTQVLDAIARGLLLDPNERAHLFTLADATDPAPPAMCPTVTPAVRAIMEQLEPMPVVVTNSRCDIMAVNRTYRHLITDLDAVAPEDRNFLWLAFTHPEWKKVLVDYEGATASMVAKFRGAMADHVAEPAWKSLLKRLRLASPEFEAQWERHEVGMVGHGEKRFRNPHVGLLHFEFTNLWLGPRQSTRLVTYSPADDETRERIERLHAYAVSKEQAAVGQ, encoded by the coding sequence ATGAGCACCGTAGCCGCCCCGCTCGCCCTTGTGCACTCCACCTCCGCCAAGCCCGAGGAAATCCGTCGACGCGAGCTCGCCGCCTTCCTCCGCAGCCGCCGCGAGCGGCTGTCGCCGGAGCAGGTCGGGCTGCCGGCGCTCGGCCGCCGCCGCACGCCGGGACTGCGCCGCGAGGAGGTGGCGCAGCTCGCCGCCGTCGGCGTCACCTGGTACACCTGGCTGGAGCAGGCCCGGGACATCCAGGTCTCCACCCAGGTCCTGGACGCCATCGCGCGGGGCCTGCTGCTGGACCCGAACGAGCGGGCGCACCTCTTCACCCTGGCCGACGCCACCGATCCGGCGCCCCCGGCGATGTGCCCGACGGTCACCCCGGCCGTCCGGGCGATCATGGAGCAGCTGGAGCCGATGCCGGTGGTGGTGACCAACTCCCGCTGCGACATCATGGCGGTCAACCGCACCTACCGGCACCTGATCACCGACCTGGACGCGGTCGCGCCGGAGGACCGCAACTTCCTCTGGCTGGCCTTCACCCACCCCGAGTGGAAGAAGGTGCTGGTCGACTACGAGGGGGCGACCGCCTCGATGGTCGCCAAGTTCCGCGGGGCGATGGCCGACCATGTGGCCGAGCCGGCCTGGAAGTCGCTGCTCAAGCGGCTGCGACTGGCCTCGCCGGAGTTCGAGGCCCAGTGGGAGCGGCACGAGGTGGGCATGGTGGGCCACGGCGAGAAGCGCTTCCGCAACCCGCACGTGGGCCTGCTGCACTTCGAGTTCACCAACCTGTGGCTGGGCCCGCGGCAGAGCACCCGGCTGGTGACCTACAGCCCGGCCGACGACGAGACCCGGGAGCGGATCGAACGGCTGCACGCCTACGCCGTCTCCAAGGAGCAGGCGGCGGTGGGACAATAG
- a CDS encoding proteasome assembly chaperone family protein — translation MLDPQALYAFEPQALAAVEAAFGTRGGEAAGAASGPVLLHFFEGFMDAGEAGAQVVEHLLEDDDRQLLARFDADRLVDYRARRPAMVFDRDKWTSYEAPAIDLHLLHDSTGAPFLLLSGSEPDVEWERFGAAVLQVVERLGVRLTVNFHGIPMGVPHTRPVGLTPHGNREDLLGLYPRWFEKVQVPASIAALLEFRLAEAGHDVIGFATHVPHYLARTPYPQAAVAVLEAIQGSTGLVLPGVSLRSRQAEVRTDIDQQIAEGDGELRSAVAGLEQQYDAVAGAADRENLLAEPTDLPSADELGRAFEEFLAEQGDGQGE, via the coding sequence GTGCTTGATCCGCAGGCGCTGTACGCATTCGAGCCGCAGGCCCTGGCCGCCGTGGAGGCAGCCTTCGGCACGCGTGGCGGCGAGGCGGCCGGAGCGGCTTCCGGTCCCGTGCTGCTGCACTTCTTCGAGGGCTTCATGGACGCCGGGGAGGCCGGCGCGCAGGTCGTCGAGCACCTGTTGGAGGACGACGACCGGCAGCTGCTGGCGCGCTTCGACGCGGACCGGCTGGTGGACTACCGGGCCCGGCGCCCGGCCATGGTCTTCGACCGGGACAAGTGGACCTCCTACGAGGCCCCGGCGATCGACCTGCACCTGCTGCACGACTCCACCGGGGCGCCGTTCCTGCTGCTCAGCGGATCGGAGCCGGACGTCGAGTGGGAGCGCTTCGGCGCGGCCGTGCTCCAGGTGGTGGAGCGGCTGGGGGTGCGGCTGACGGTGAACTTCCACGGGATCCCGATGGGCGTGCCGCACACCCGGCCGGTCGGACTGACCCCGCACGGCAACCGCGAGGACCTGCTCGGGCTCTACCCGCGCTGGTTCGAGAAGGTGCAGGTCCCGGCGAGCATCGCGGCGCTGCTGGAGTTCCGGCTGGCCGAGGCCGGCCACGACGTCATCGGCTTCGCCACCCACGTCCCGCACTACCTGGCCCGGACCCCCTACCCGCAGGCCGCGGTGGCGGTGCTGGAGGCGATCCAGGGCTCCACCGGGCTGGTGCTGCCGGGCGTCTCGCTCCGGAGCCGGCAGGCCGAGGTGCGCACCGACATCGACCAGCAGATCGCCGAGGGCGACGGGGAGCTGCGCAGCGCCGTGGCCGGTCTGGAGCAGCAGTACGACGCGGTGGCCGGCGCGGCCGACCGGGAGAACCTGCTGGCCGAGCCGACCGACCTGCCCTCGGCCGACGAGCTGGGCCGGGCCTTCGAGGAGTTCCTGGCCGAGCAGGGCGACGGCCAGGGCGAGTAG
- a CDS encoding LLM class F420-dependent oxidoreductase translates to MTARTQPTRPDGTSIAMTLQHDQPSSAPAAPPRWGVTLPLPGLTIDRHRFIIERLPDLGYTDVWSAEGGGTDAFTPLAATAAWSPSLRIATGIVPVHTRGPAVLAQTAATLAQLAPGRVLLGLGASVPAHVTDINGIPFDEPFKRTRDVLRFVTRALRGEHVAGDFDTFSISGYRLPHPPTEPVKVILGALRPGMLRLGFNEGDGAITNLLFPGDVPRILDAVGPQPPGKELVVKVFVCPTEDTEYARRATRPFLAWILNREPYRKFHEWLGHGDLLRESHDLWAAGDPERSQKALPDEVVDGLFISGSPEECRERILRYHRPGVTTIQLYVSLPPEVFVSRARLLDTLTRLGPAGG, encoded by the coding sequence ATGACCGCCAGGACCCAACCGACCCGACCCGACGGAACGAGCATCGCGATGACCCTCCAGCACGACCAGCCGAGTTCTGCCCCGGCGGCACCGCCCCGATGGGGGGTCACCCTTCCGCTGCCGGGACTGACCATCGACCGGCACCGCTTCATCATCGAACGCCTGCCGGACCTCGGCTACACCGACGTCTGGAGCGCCGAGGGCGGCGGCACCGACGCCTTCACCCCGCTCGCGGCGACGGCGGCCTGGTCGCCGTCGCTGCGGATCGCCACCGGCATCGTCCCGGTGCACACCCGGGGGCCGGCCGTGCTCGCCCAGACCGCCGCCACCCTGGCCCAGCTCGCGCCCGGGCGGGTGCTGCTGGGGCTCGGCGCCTCGGTCCCCGCCCATGTCACCGACATCAACGGGATCCCCTTCGACGAGCCCTTCAAGCGGACCAGGGACGTGCTCCGGTTCGTCACCCGGGCGCTCCGCGGCGAGCACGTGGCCGGCGACTTCGACACCTTCTCCATCAGCGGCTACCGGCTGCCGCACCCGCCGACCGAGCCGGTCAAGGTGATCCTGGGCGCGCTCCGCCCGGGGATGCTCCGGCTGGGCTTCAACGAGGGCGACGGCGCGATCACCAACCTGCTCTTCCCCGGGGACGTGCCCAGGATCCTGGACGCCGTCGGCCCGCAGCCGCCCGGCAAGGAGCTGGTGGTCAAGGTCTTCGTCTGTCCCACCGAGGACACCGAGTACGCCCGCCGCGCCACCCGTCCCTTCCTGGCCTGGATCCTCAACCGCGAGCCCTACCGGAAGTTCCACGAGTGGCTCGGCCACGGCGACCTGCTGCGCGAGTCGCACGACCTGTGGGCGGCCGGCGACCCGGAGCGCTCGCAGAAGGCGCTGCCGGACGAGGTGGTGGACGGGCTGTTCATCAGCGGCTCGCCGGAGGAGTGCCGGGAGCGGATCCTCCGCTACCACCGTCCCGGGGTGACCACCATCCAGCTCTACGTCTCGCTGCCGCCGGAGGTCTTCGTCAGCCGCGCCCGGCTGCTGGACACGCTGACCCGGCTGGGCCCGGCCGGGGGCTGA
- the dusB gene encoding tRNA dihydrouridine synthase DusB, which translates to MTTTVEAPVATAPLRLGERIEVWPPVVLAPMAGITNAPFRSLCREQSGGKGLFVSEMITTRALVERDQKTMRLIRFDASEQPRSIQLYGVDPAIVGRAARMIAEEDLADHIDLNFGCPVPKVTRRGGGSALPYKRNLMRQILREAVAGAGRLPVTMKMRKGIDDDHMTYLDAGRIGAEEGVAAIALHGRTAIQHYSGVADWSSIARLREAVPAHVPVLGNGDIWSADDAVRMVRETGCDGVVVGRGCLGRPWLFKELVSVFEGETQYARPDFTYVAKVMHRHAQLLGEWIGDERHGVVDFRKHVAWYTKGFSVGSDLRRGLGLASSLDELAELLAQVDQEQSWPESADGPRGRTSGANRVVLPEGWLDDPYDCAVPGADAELDSSGG; encoded by the coding sequence ATGACCACGACCGTCGAGGCCCCCGTCGCCACCGCCCCGCTGCGGCTGGGCGAGCGGATCGAGGTGTGGCCGCCGGTCGTGCTCGCGCCGATGGCGGGCATCACCAACGCCCCGTTCCGCAGCCTGTGCCGGGAGCAGAGCGGCGGCAAGGGCCTGTTCGTCTCGGAGATGATCACCACCCGGGCGCTGGTCGAGCGGGACCAGAAGACCATGCGGCTGATCCGTTTCGACGCCTCCGAGCAGCCCCGCTCCATCCAGCTCTACGGGGTGGACCCGGCCATCGTCGGCCGCGCGGCCCGGATGATCGCCGAGGAGGACCTGGCCGACCACATCGACCTCAACTTCGGCTGCCCGGTGCCCAAGGTCACCCGCCGCGGCGGCGGCTCGGCGCTGCCGTACAAGCGCAACCTGATGCGGCAGATCCTCCGCGAGGCGGTCGCCGGGGCCGGGCGCCTGCCGGTCACCATGAAGATGCGCAAGGGCATCGACGACGACCACATGACCTACCTGGACGCCGGCCGGATCGGCGCGGAGGAGGGCGTGGCCGCGATCGCGCTGCACGGCCGGACCGCGATCCAGCACTACAGCGGCGTCGCCGACTGGTCCTCGATCGCCCGGCTGCGCGAGGCGGTGCCCGCGCACGTCCCGGTGCTGGGCAACGGCGACATCTGGTCGGCCGACGACGCGGTGCGGATGGTCCGCGAGACCGGCTGCGACGGCGTGGTGGTGGGCCGCGGCTGCCTGGGCCGCCCGTGGCTGTTCAAGGAGCTGGTCTCGGTCTTCGAGGGCGAGACGCAGTATGCGCGCCCCGACTTCACCTACGTCGCCAAGGTGATGCACCGGCACGCCCAGCTGCTGGGCGAGTGGATCGGCGACGAGCGGCACGGCGTGGTGGACTTCCGCAAGCACGTCGCCTGGTACACCAAGGGCTTCTCGGTCGGCTCCGACCTGCGCCGGGGCCTCGGCCTGGCCTCCTCGCTGGACGAGCTGGCGGAGCTGCTGGCCCAGGTCGACCAGGAGCAGAGCTGGCCGGAGAGCGCGGACGGCCCGCGCGGCCGTACCTCCGGCGCGAACCGGGTGGTGCTGCCCGAGGGCTGGCTGGACGACCCCTACGACTGTGCGGTCCCCGGCGCCGACGCCGAGCTGGACAGCTCCGGCGGCTGA
- a CDS encoding GNAT family N-acetyltransferase — MPESVFLLGRTVRLEPLAERHIEALAAASAEDRSSYAFTPVPHGVEATARYVADALAAQQAGHALPFATLRASDGLVVGSTRFLNLDYWQGPVIWPPAPRGPVGDPLSAIPDAAEIGATWLSSRAQGTGINTEAKLLMLRHAFETWGVRRVSMRADARNARSRAAIERLGAVLEGVHRAHTRGLDGLVRGTAFYSILDEEWPGARAQLERRVEAPRVVAAETRPLISA, encoded by the coding sequence GTGCCCGAATCCGTCTTCCTCCTCGGCCGTACCGTGCGGCTGGAGCCCCTCGCGGAGCGCCACATCGAGGCGCTTGCCGCAGCGTCCGCCGAGGATCGCAGCAGTTATGCCTTCACCCCCGTCCCCCACGGGGTGGAGGCCACCGCGCGCTACGTCGCGGACGCCCTGGCCGCCCAGCAGGCCGGTCACGCCCTGCCGTTCGCCACGCTCAGAGCCTCGGACGGGCTGGTCGTCGGCTCGACCAGGTTCCTCAACCTCGACTACTGGCAGGGCCCGGTGATCTGGCCGCCGGCCCCGCGCGGGCCGGTCGGCGATCCGCTGTCGGCGATCCCGGACGCCGCCGAGATCGGCGCGACCTGGCTGTCCTCCCGGGCCCAGGGCACCGGGATCAACACCGAGGCCAAGCTGCTGATGCTCCGCCACGCCTTCGAGACCTGGGGCGTGCGCCGGGTCTCGATGCGCGCGGACGCCCGCAACGCCCGTTCCCGGGCCGCGATCGAACGGCTGGGCGCGGTCCTGGAGGGCGTCCACCGGGCCCACACCCGGGGCCTGGACGGCCTGGTCCGGGGCACCGCCTTCTACTCGATCCTGGACGAGGAGTGGCCCGGGGCCCGGGCCCAGCTGGAGCGCCGGGTCGAGGCCCCGCGGGTGGTCGCCGCCGAGACCCGCCCGCTGATCTCGGCCTGA
- a CDS encoding alpha/beta hydrolase, with amino-acid sequence MSLTGSAFFYVLILATVLAAIGTLALWGRVRGPRPVRWLGRLAMIVICQLTAIAVVATWINNSYGLYSSWNDLLGDDNGTATAAMPGPPANRAMFTRSSNGILETYFRGKYSKLSGEVLVWTPPQYDQAQYKDYKFPVMMLLHGVPGSPSSWIEGGGMPNALAAMMADGTVKPAIVVIPVINPGGIDTDCSDTPLRKNATWLTRDVPELIDNQFRALSEPKAWGLLGLSTGGLCAIKLPMQYPKVFGSGAAMDADPFTGDTSVLTDPELRLVNSPIWLAKQRPDVSLFAATSAQDRFSPPSNITALQKVIQWPTTLAEPLILPDGGHNWNTWQRMYPTVFPWLSEHLDDARLVPRTVPTPAKTPKSDH; translated from the coding sequence GTGAGCCTGACCGGGAGCGCGTTCTTCTACGTCCTCATCCTCGCCACCGTGCTGGCCGCGATCGGCACCCTGGCCCTGTGGGGGCGGGTCCGCGGGCCACGCCCGGTGCGCTGGCTCGGTCGGCTGGCGATGATCGTGATCTGCCAGCTCACCGCCATCGCCGTCGTCGCCACCTGGATCAACAACAGTTACGGACTGTACTCGTCCTGGAACGACCTGCTCGGCGACGACAACGGCACGGCGACCGCCGCCATGCCCGGTCCGCCGGCCAACCGCGCCATGTTCACCCGCTCCAGCAACGGGATCCTGGAGACCTACTTCCGCGGCAAGTACTCCAAGCTCTCCGGCGAGGTGCTGGTGTGGACACCGCCGCAGTACGACCAGGCCCAGTACAAGGACTACAAGTTCCCGGTGATGATGCTGCTGCACGGCGTCCCCGGCTCGCCCAGCTCCTGGATCGAGGGCGGCGGGATGCCGAACGCCCTCGCCGCGATGATGGCGGACGGCACCGTCAAGCCGGCCATCGTGGTGATCCCGGTGATCAACCCCGGCGGCATCGACACCGACTGCAGCGACACGCCGCTCCGGAAGAACGCCACCTGGCTGACCAGGGACGTACCCGAACTGATCGACAACCAGTTCCGGGCGCTGAGCGAGCCCAAGGCCTGGGGCCTGCTCGGACTGTCCACCGGCGGACTGTGTGCGATCAAGCTGCCGATGCAGTACCCGAAGGTCTTCGGCTCCGGCGCGGCGATGGACGCCGACCCGTTCACCGGCGACACCTCGGTGCTGACCGACCCCGAACTGCGGCTGGTCAACAGCCCGATCTGGCTGGCCAAGCAGCGGCCGGACGTCTCGCTGTTCGCCGCGACCAGCGCCCAGGACCGGTTCAGCCCGCCGTCGAACATCACCGCGCTGCAGAAGGTGATCCAGTGGCCGACCACCCTGGCCGAGCCGCTGATCCTGCCGGACGGCGGCCACAACTGGAACACCTGGCAGCGGATGTACCCGACCGTCTTCCCCTGGCTCAGCGAGCACCTGGACGACGCCCGGCTGGTCCCCAGGACCGTGCCCACACCGGCGAAGACCCCCAAGTCGGACCACTGA
- a CDS encoding MFS transporter, with amino-acid sequence MTRPSSAASVLPRVTRLGRTEAPGSSPTGTGATPRLSTLGLITVLLGAFLPMLDFFIVNVALPTIDRDLTAGPATLELFVAGYGIAYAVLLVLGGRLGDLFGRRRLFIAGSIAFGLTSLACGIAPTALALVAARVAQGAASALMLPQALATIQSATQGERKARAMGIYGAVGGISVVIGQVLGGVLLSADLFGTGWRLIFLVNVPVAAAAALLALRSVPETRSADPARVDLPGTALLAATLLALLVPLMEGRALGWPWWTWALLAAFPFLVAAFVTVERRAERAGAVPLLPFSLLRIHGLRTGLTMAVPFFAGFGGFMLVMAVALQQGLYEGPIASGLAMVPMAVGFFTASLAGPRLLNRFGSKVITTGAVVQLVGLAVLALTVGLDWSGLSPLVLLPGMAIAGTGQGLVMPPMIRLILSEIPAARAGVGGGMFATTQQSSLALGIATLGTLFLTLAPSEGMHHALTLVLVLQAVLTVVVIALSTRLPRHVG; translated from the coding sequence ATGACCCGACCCTCCTCCGCAGCAAGCGTCCTGCCGCGCGTCACCCGCCTCGGCAGGACGGAAGCCCCCGGCTCCTCACCCACCGGCACCGGCGCCACTCCCCGGCTCAGCACCCTGGGCCTGATCACCGTCCTGCTCGGCGCCTTCCTGCCGATGCTGGACTTCTTCATCGTCAATGTCGCGCTGCCCACCATCGACCGGGACCTGACCGCGGGCCCGGCCACCCTGGAGCTGTTCGTCGCCGGCTACGGCATCGCCTACGCGGTGCTGCTGGTCCTCGGCGGCCGCCTCGGCGACCTCTTCGGACGCCGCCGGCTGTTCATCGCCGGCTCGATCGCCTTCGGCCTCACCTCGCTGGCCTGCGGCATCGCCCCGACCGCCCTGGCGCTGGTGGCCGCCCGGGTCGCTCAGGGCGCGGCCTCGGCGCTGATGCTGCCGCAGGCGCTCGCCACCATCCAGTCCGCCACCCAGGGCGAGCGCAAGGCGCGGGCCATGGGCATCTACGGCGCGGTCGGCGGCATCTCCGTGGTCATCGGCCAGGTGCTCGGCGGCGTGCTGCTCTCGGCCGACCTGTTCGGGACCGGCTGGCGGCTGATCTTCCTGGTCAACGTGCCGGTCGCGGCGGCCGCCGCGCTGCTGGCGCTGCGCTCGGTGCCCGAGACCCGCTCGGCCGACCCGGCCCGGGTGGACCTGCCCGGCACCGCGCTGCTGGCCGCCACCCTGCTGGCGCTGCTGGTCCCGCTGATGGAGGGCCGCGCGCTCGGCTGGCCCTGGTGGACCTGGGCGCTGCTGGCAGCCTTCCCCTTCCTGGTCGCCGCCTTCGTGACCGTGGAGCGCCGCGCGGAGCGGGCCGGCGCGGTCCCGCTGCTGCCCTTCTCGCTGCTGCGGATCCACGGCCTGCGCACCGGGCTCACCATGGCCGTCCCCTTCTTCGCCGGCTTCGGCGGATTCATGCTGGTGATGGCCGTCGCGCTGCAGCAGGGCCTGTACGAGGGGCCGATCGCCTCGGGCCTGGCGATGGTGCCGATGGCGGTGGGCTTCTTCACCGCCTCGCTGGCCGGACCCCGGCTGCTCAACCGCTTCGGCAGCAAGGTCATCACCACCGGCGCGGTCGTCCAGCTGGTCGGCCTGGCCGTGCTGGCGCTGACGGTCGGCCTGGACTGGTCCGGGCTGAGCCCGCTGGTGCTGCTGCCCGGCATGGCGATCGCCGGCACCGGTCAGGGCCTGGTGATGCCGCCGATGATCCGGCTGATCCTCTCGGAGATCCCGGCCGCGCGGGCCGGCGTCGGCGGCGGGATGTTCGCCACCACCCAGCAGTCCAGCCTGGCCCTCGGCATCGCCACCCTGGGCACGCTCTTCCTGACCCTGGCCCCGAGCGAGGGCATGCACCACGCGCTGACCCTGGTGCTGGTCCTCCAGGCAGTGCTCACCGTGGTGGTGATCGCCCTCTCCACCCGGCTCCCCCGCCACGTCGGGTGA